The DNA window TGGTCCACGACCCGCGCGTGCTGCTGCTCGACGAGCCGTTCAACGGCATGGACCCGCGCCAGCGGATGCACATGATGGAGCTGCTGCACTCGCTCGGCGACCGCGGGCACACCATCCTGTTCAGCTCGCACATCCTGGAAGAGGTCGAGCAGGTCGCCGGCCTGGTTCAGGTGATCGTGGCGGGCCGCCTCGCGGCCTCCGGCGACTACCGCAAGATCCGTCGCCTGATGACGAACCGCCCGCACGTGTTCGCCGTGCAGAGCTCCGACGACCGGCGGCTCGCCGTCGCGCTGATCGGCGAGAAATCGGTGAGCGGCATCGAGATCGAGTCCGGCGGCGGCATGACCGTCCGGGCGTCCGACTACGGCAGCTTCACCCGCGCGCTGCCGCGCATCGCCCTGGACCAGGGCATCCGGCTGCACAAGCTGGTGCCGTCCGACGAGTCCCTGGAGAGCGTCTTCTCCTACCTGCTGGAGGCCTGATGTCCACCGTCGCTCTGATCACGGCGCGCGGGCTCTTCGGCCAGCGCCGGGCGCTGATCCTGCTCCCGCTCCCGTTGCTGCTGATCGGCCTGGCAGCGATCTGCCGGGCGTACGACATCGACGCCGACCAGTGGGGTGCCGCGGTCATCGTCGGCCTCGGCTTCGCCGTGGTCCTCCCGGTGGTCTCGCTGATCGTCGGCACCGGCGTCCTCGGCTCCGAGGTGGACGACGGCACGCTGGTGCACATCCTCACCAAGCCGCTGCCGCGCCGCGACATCATCCTCGCGAAGTACATGGTCGCCGCCGGCGCCTCCGCGGTCACCTCGGCCGTGCCGCTCTTCGTGGCGGGCGTCCTGGCCGACTCGGCCACGTTCGGGTTGGCCCTGGCGGTGGCGGCGGTGGTCGGCGCCTTCGCGTACTCCGCGCTGTTCCTGCTGCTCAGCCTGCTGACCCGCCGGCCGGTTCTGCTCGGTCTGGTCTACATCCTGGTCTGGGAGGGGCTGCTCGGGCGCTTCCTGAGCGGGACGCGGGTGCTCTCCATCGAGCAGTACGTCATCACCATCGCCGACAAGCTCGAACCGACCACGATCCTGCAGTCCCAGGTGGGCGTCACGACGGCGATCGTGATGAGCGTGGTGTTCGTGGTGGCCTGCACGCTGGCGGCGATCAACCGCCTGGGCAGCTTCAGTCTGGCCGGCGAGACGAGCTGACAGCCCACCCGGGCGGGCTGCTGGCCCGCCCGGGGCGCGCTGTTCCGCCCCGGAATTCTGTCGGAGGGGGGC is part of the Actinoplanes missouriensis 431 genome and encodes:
- a CDS encoding ABC transporter ATP-binding protein translates to MTTQTIEPQTGAGTGVVELTNVTRWYGNVVAVNDITMSLGSGVTGLLGPNGAGKTTVLHMMAGFLAPSRGTVTIEGKPTWRNPAVYRDLGLVTEREAVHSFLTAEQFVLACAKMQKLPDPAGAARRALELVEMTGAADRRIGTFSKGMRQRTRVAAALVHDPRVLLLDEPFNGMDPRQRMHMMELLHSLGDRGHTILFSSHILEEVEQVAGLVQVIVAGRLAASGDYRKIRRLMTNRPHVFAVQSSDDRRLAVALIGEKSVSGIEIESGGGMTVRASDYGSFTRALPRIALDQGIRLHKLVPSDESLESVFSYLLEA
- a CDS encoding ABC transporter permease, giving the protein MSTVALITARGLFGQRRALILLPLPLLLIGLAAICRAYDIDADQWGAAVIVGLGFAVVLPVVSLIVGTGVLGSEVDDGTLVHILTKPLPRRDIILAKYMVAAGASAVTSAVPLFVAGVLADSATFGLALAVAAVVGAFAYSALFLLLSLLTRRPVLLGLVYILVWEGLLGRFLSGTRVLSIEQYVITIADKLEPTTILQSQVGVTTAIVMSVVFVVACTLAAINRLGSFSLAGETS